The genomic window GCTCATCGTAATAACGTGTCAGCGGATTCGCTTCGAAAGATCCGACCTTGACGATGAACGTAAGAATGTCGGCGTAGAGCTTCCAAAAGGCTTCCGCCCGTCCGTGTTCGATCGCGAAGGGCTGCAGCAAGCCGATCGCAGACGGCTCCCGATGGCGCGGCGATGGCCGCAGCCACACATGCGCAGTGCCGTCACCGAGGTTGCGCGCGACCATGCGCGGATAGACCGGCACGCCGAGCAGGATACGCAGCGGCTCTGTCAGCCAATTCTCCAAGAACGGATGAGAGAGAACCCCGCCCGCGTCGGCAGTGATCCACAACGCCTGGCCTGACGGCTCATACGAAAAGGTGATGCTAGTCCCGAGGACCTCAATCACGTGTTGGCCGGGCCCGCGGCTCGCCAAGATACGGCGCTCGCCGATGAATGCCGTGGTTGTCAGCGGCTCGCTCATCGGCAGGTCGATTGGCGGCACGAGCAACAGCTCGACATTGCTCCGCTTCGATACCCAGTAGCCTTTAGCCAGCGCGTGCAGTGCGTCGATTTCGCCGCTCAGCGGCCACCCGTTATTGTGGTCGGCGAAGAAGTCCACCTGGGTATAGCCGCCCACCCATTCGACCCCGCGATAGTCCGTCGCAAACAAGCGGAGGAGGTCACGGGCGTCATACGGCTGCGACTTCTGCCGGTTGAACACCTCCAGTGCCTGCCGCAAATCTACCGAAGGCGCCGCATGCATATAGAACCGCATCTTGGTCGTGCTGACGATTTCGATGCGACCCGAACCCTTGAAGATCGCGCCTTCCTCGTCGCGCCCGAACAACGTCATTTGCGGGCACTCGATCGTTCGCGGCAGACCCGACAACATCTGTCGCCAGCTGTCGAGTGTATGGAGATCACGCTCGCTGGTTTCTTGGAGCGCGGCGGTCTCGGCCGGCTCCTCAACACGTAGCGCGTTGGCTATCCAATTGCGTAAGTTGTTTAAGAGCCGCATCCTCATCACCCTCTAGCCGCGCCCCGCCGTCAAAAATCCGTACCGCTCGCGGCACTTTACCTCGCTCGGTGAAGTGCCACGAGCGGTTAAAGTCTTTGTGGCCCTCCTGTGCGGGATTCACTTTGCCGGCACTCTGTGCTTGTAATGTTCCATGTTTCAGCCCGATCTCTTTTCCCTTGAGGACTGTGCTCGGCCGGTGAAAGCCGGAGAGCCTACGCGCCCGCTTGACCTACCGGCCATTCTGGAGCGGCTGACGATCGTATGCGAGCGACCGCGTTACAGCTTCATGGTGCTCAACTTGATCGCCCAGGCGAGTGCTCAGACGGGATCGGCGGGACCGTACATCCGCGAGGGTGACCGCCGGATTCCCGTCCGGGATTGGCTATGCGACGCACTGGTTCCCGTCGCTCAGCGCGACCCCCGTCGTCTCGCGATCGCAGACAAGGTGCGACAAGACCTTGAGGCTAAGTGTGCCCTTCCGGTCGATCCGGTGGCGGCAAACAGGATCGTCGACGCTCAGGTTCGCAAGCGGGTTCGTCAGTCCGGCCGCACAAATGTCAGCCGCGCCGTTTCCGAGTTGGTTCGCGCCGGCTTCGTCAGGCGGCATTATCAGGGCTACCGGGTGGATCACCAAAATCGGGGCGCCCAGCGGCAAGCGGTTTACACGATCACCGAGGAAGCACGTCGGGCACTTCACGCCGGTCGGTGAAACACCCTCAATTACGGTTAAGGCCCAGCTCCCGGCTTTGTAGCTTCGCTTTCCAAAGCTGCTCTGCAGCGATGATCTCCTCGACGGTGGCGCTTGATCCGCTCACTTCGAGAATGCTGGCCTGATAGTCGCTCGGGTCGCGACTTTTCAGACCCAGATTGCCGCCATGGCCATCTCGGATGTAGGTGAGCCAGCGGCCGAAGAAACCGCTCTCGCCTGTGGCCGAACCAACATATTGCTCGCGCGTGCGCGGGCAGGTCAGAAGGTAAACGCCCCGCGCCGCGGTAAGCGCGGCGATCCAGCCCTTTGGCAGTGCTTCCAGCGACGAGAGGTTGCCGATGAACCGCACATAACCTGGGAACGCTTCCTCCTGAAACGTGCGGCTCAATTCGAGTATAGCCTTCGCCTGGCTACCGGCACGCTGGATCCAACTCCGGGTTCCTGCGCCCCAGTCGATGGTCAAACGGCCGCTCATGTCCTCCAACGCGAATACGGAGGTTTGCGCATAGAGATCGAGCGGCCGGGTGCCGCCTTCGGTTGCGAGCTTGTGACGCAGCGGGTCGACAATGTCGTCGGGCGCACTCCCGATGAGCGAGATTTCGTAAAGTCCCACGAACAGGGTGGCTGCCGCGGGCGTCACGACGAAGCTCGCCCAATATCTTGCGGAAAGACGAGCGCGGTTCTGGCTCGTCTGAAGGCTTTGATACACGAGGAAGCCCGCCCGATCGTCGCGCCAGAGCGAATAAGGCGTCCGGCCCGCAGAATGCGTTTGATGCCGCAGGAGACGAACGGAATCAGGGCTTATGCCCGCTTCGTCGAGGACCGCGTTGAAAGTCAGCGCCATATGTTCATAGTCTGCTTCTTGCCGGAATCTGCGGATGCTTGTGGAGCAGGGTGGTGGCGGCTTCAATGAGCCGATGCCGACGGCTCCGACCGACGGACAAAAAGATGAGCCTTGCGACCTACCGCCTGTCCGATGACCTCGCGCGACGACGAATGCTCTATCCCTCGACGATCATCTCAGCGCCAAGCGTTCTCTTGGTCGATGTGCCCGTACCGCTGCGCGGCGACGGTCTCGGGCTCGGACGCTATTACGCGATGATTTTGGAGACCAGCCACGAACAAGCGGAAGCGGAACGCCTTCTGAACCTTCCCCGTCCGGGGCCCGTGGCTCCAGACTTTTTCGATCACCGTCCATCGGCCCTGGTCTCGGACAATGTGCTGATTTCTCGCTATGAGCCACCCACCACCGGCTGGCCCTGGCTCATCGTCTGTCGCTGGCCGGACAGCTACGTCTCGCTAGTTCAGGATATACCAGGCTGCAGCATGGCGCGTGGGCGTTACACGACGGAGATGTTCACCACCGCAGACGACGCCGAGGCTCACAGCGTTTTGCTGCTCGAGCAGCTTGCTGGACATGGCGAGCTTGCGGTCCGGATGATCAGCGCCGAGACGCTCGCTCCCGCCGGCACCGCCTAAAAAGCTAGCGCGACCCGTGCGAGCCAACCGGATCAAACGATGAAGTCGGCGAAGGCGGGTGCGACATGGTCGTTCCAAACCTCATCACCCCGAAGTTTCTCGCCCGCGCCGTTTATCTGCTCCAGCCCGACATCGCTGATCCGCACGCCAGCGGGGACGTAGCGGAGTACCAGTTCGCCATAGCGGATCTCACTGCTTGGGAAATTGCGACTGAAATCCTTCAGGTTTGGGACCAGGCGGTGATGGAGTTGGCTGTCTTCTCGTCCTTCATCACGAGCGATCCGGGCGCGAAGCTGAGCGGAAACGACGTCGTCGACGGTCGGCTTCACCATCGTCGTATGCTCTACCGCAACAATGGCTGGGGTGTAGCTGTTCATTGGGTCGCCGACAGGATTTTGCAGCCGGATCGTTCCGTCGACGATCACGAAAGGCGGCGCAACGACCCATGCGTGGCCCAGTTCGGCACCAGGGAAATCGGAGAGGTCACACATCGACTGTCCGCGCCAAAGATCTTCGCTGGCTACTTCGGCAATCATCGAGCCTTTCAGCCCGAAACTCCAGACACCGAGCCGATCGAGGATACGCTGCATCATCGACGAGACATGAACACAGCTACGCTGCATATCCTCACGTTCGAACAGATCCGCCAGGAATTCGGCGAGCCGGGGGACGATCGCACGGACGCGCTCATCATATTCGGCGGTGCGCGGGCGGGATTGCACCCACAAGGCGTATTGATCGAGGAAGGTGCCGTCGCGACCTTCCTCCGCCGCAAAGGCCGGCTGATCGAAAAAGCCAAACTGGGTGGTGTCGATGCCGAGCCCCCGCAGCCGAGCATCAATTTCCGCGTGAACTCCTGCACGCGCGGCTGCTCGCTGCTTCGCCTGCCCCATTCGACATCACTCCCTATGTTTCAACGGTTTAGCTTCCGCGCCGCGCTTCGGCGATGACAGAGGCCTGCACCATAGGCATATAGCAAGGGAACATCATCAGCGGAGTAGCCCCACCAAGCATGCCGAAGGTCAATCCTCAGATCCTGTCATGGGCGCGCGAGAGCGCGGGCCTGACGCTTGAGGATGCCGCCAAAGGGATCGGTCTTGGCGGTGAAAGCGCCGCTGCACGCCTGGCGGAGATGGAGGCGGGCGATCGCGAGCCCAGCCGCCCCCAATTGCTCAAAATGGCGGATCGCTATCGTCGTCCATTGCTCACGTTCTACCTACCCGAACCACCGGCAGCGCCCCCCCGAACCCATGACTTTCGGACGCTTCCGGATCGGGAGGCCGGAGCGGAGGCGACCGTCGGTGCGCTGGTCCGTGACGTTCGCACCCGCCAGTCCCTTGTTCGTGGTGCATTAGAAGACGCCGAAGAGGCTGAAATCCGGACGTTCGTCGGGTCCATTGACCCACGGGCGGGTGCGGATGCTCTTGCTCAGGCGATGGGTGAACTGCTGAACCTTGATCGAGAGGGTTACCGCCAGGCCCGGACGATCGAGCAAGCCTTCCGGATCTTGCGCGATGCGGTTGAGGCTGCGGGCGTCTATGTGCTGCTCATCGGCAATCTCGGCCACTGGACGAGCAATCTCAGCCCAGGTGTTTTCCGGGGAATGGCTCTCGCGGACGAGGTCGCGCCGTTCATCGTCGTCAATGAAACGGACTCCAAGGCAGCTTGGCCGTTCACGCTTCTTCATGAGCTCGGCCACATCCTTTTGGGGCAGAGCGGTATCAGCGGATATGACAGCGAACAGGTGATCGAGCGGCTGTGCGATGACGCGGCGGCGAAATTCCTTCTTGGCCGCGAGGAGCTGCAGGAGCTCGCCGGTGTCGCCGACCTAGACGGATTGATCGACCAAATCGGCGTCTTTGCAAACGCTCGCAAAGTCAGCCGCAAGATGGTCGCCTACAACCTCTTACGGGAGCGCCTCATCGATGCGGCCATGTACCGGCAGCTCGCCGCCCGGTTCGATGAGGACCGTCTCGAGTTTCCGCGAAAGCCAGCGAAAGGCGCGCCTGACTATTATGTCGTAAGGCGCCACCGGGTTGGACAGGGTCTCCTCGCGCTTGTCGATCGGATGGTCGCGGGTGGCGCCTTGACGACGACCAAGGCGGGCAAGGTGCTCGGCGTAAAACCCACGGCGATCGGTCGCATGACCGAACAGATGGCATAGCGGGGGTCGCTTGCTCTACCTGCTCGATGCCGACACGCTCATAACAGGAGATCGCAGAGCCTATCCGCTCCGGCGTTTTCCCGTGTTTTGGGAGTGGTTGCGACACCAAGGCACCCTCGGCAACGTCAAAATTCCATTGGAGCAATTCGAGGAGGTCACCTCCGGTCGGGGCGACATCGTGGACTGGCTCTGCACCGAAGAATGCCGCGCGGCGCTGATCCTGGCCGAGGATCTCGACCCCGCGCTGGTCGCCGATACAACCCTGCAAGGCTATGGTCCCCTCGACGAGAACGGCGTCGAGCTAGTCGGGCGCGATCCCTTTCTGGTGGCCTACGGACGCGTCGAGCCGGGCGAACGCACGGTCGTAAGCTTCGAGGTATCGAAACCCGGCAAGCAGGGTGCCAACCGGAAGGTGCCTGATGTCTGTCGTGACTTCGGGGTCCCGTGCTGCTCTCTTTTCGACATGATCGAGGCTCTCGACTTCACGACCGCCTGGCAACAGCCGTAAGGCGCGATTGCGCTCGGCGTCGCATCGCGCGACCAGCCAAGAAGAGGTGCAGCCTGTCCCGGCCGTCGTCGGTAATCCGGTCCCAGATGTGCTTGGTGGTCCAACCTGAAAACATCACGTAGAGCGCAATGTAGAACGTCAGCAGCACAGGGACCTGCCCCGGAAGTTTCGGCGCCTCACGCCCCACCACGGCACCCATGAATGCGACGAAGAGATAAAGTCCGATACTCATCAGGAAGATAACGAGGCTGCGTGTGCCGGAGCTGTAGCCCTTGATCGCGGCCTTCAGGATAATGCTTGCCGCGGTCCCCAGCACCATGATGCACACATATCCGGCCATAAATACCAGGACGGTCGCATATGGCAGGACGGCACTTGGTAGATGGCTCGATGCCGTCGGCGAGCGCAACCACAGATACAGCAGAGCCATGGGCGTCAGGAGCTGAACGATAATGGCCGATCCGGCTGCGCCCCACCCAAGCAGGAAGGTGCGGCGCGCGTATCGCCTGGCTCGCGCGATGCGCCGGCGGACTGGCCGACGCACCAGGACCATTTTTTCGCTACCCCAACCGCGCACAGCTACACCTGCAGCCCGCGCCCGGAAGCTAATCGCACGCGCGGCAGCGGAGATTGCGGCTCCGCGTGACTTCAAAGGAAGCCCTCACCTGCATGCTCTCGGAACCGCTCATGATCGCGGACATACTCCGCGACCATCTCGAGCGAAGCGTGCCGGCTATGCTCTTTCATCTTGAAGAGGTTTGCGTTCTGGCGTCCTGCTTCGGTCAGGAACCCGGCTCGGAGGCTATGACCTGAGAAGAGCTCCGGCGGATAGCCGGCAGCCACAGCCGCCGCCTTGACGACCAGTGCTACGCCCTGCGCGCTCATTGCCTTCCCGGTCAGTCGACCCTGCGGTGTCAGCTTGCGAAAGATTGGCCCGCTATCGATTCCAGCTTTAGCGAGCCATGCCCGATAATGCTGCACCGGCTCGAGACGCTGGCCGTCTGGGATCGCGACCGTGTGCCCTTGACCTT from Roseomonas aeriglobus includes these protein-coding regions:
- a CDS encoding GIY-YIG nuclease family protein; its protein translation is MALTFNAVLDEAGISPDSVRLLRHQTHSAGRTPYSLWRDDRAGFLVYQSLQTSQNRARLSARYWASFVVTPAAATLFVGLYEISLIGSAPDDIVDPLRHKLATEGGTRPLDLYAQTSVFALEDMSGRLTIDWGAGTRSWIQRAGSQAKAILELSRTFQEEAFPGYVRFIGNLSSLEALPKGWIAALTAARGVYLLTCPRTREQYVGSATGESGFFGRWLTYIRDGHGGNLGLKSRDPSDYQASILEVSGSSATVEEIIAAEQLWKAKLQSRELGLNRN
- a CDS encoding ImmA/IrrE family metallo-endopeptidase — translated: MPKVNPQILSWARESAGLTLEDAAKGIGLGGESAAARLAEMEAGDREPSRPQLLKMADRYRRPLLTFYLPEPPAAPPRTHDFRTLPDREAGAEATVGALVRDVRTRQSLVRGALEDAEEAEIRTFVGSIDPRAGADALAQAMGELLNLDREGYRQARTIEQAFRILRDAVEAAGVYVLLIGNLGHWTSNLSPGVFRGMALADEVAPFIVVNETDSKAAWPFTLLHELGHILLGQSGISGYDSEQVIERLCDDAAAKFLLGREELQELAGVADLDGLIDQIGVFANARKVSRKMVAYNLLRERLIDAAMYRQLAARFDEDRLEFPRKPAKGAPDYYVVRRHRVGQGLLALVDRMVAGGALTTTKAGKVLGVKPTAIGRMTEQMA
- a CDS encoding DUF4411 family protein; this encodes MLYLLDADTLITGDRRAYPLRRFPVFWEWLRHQGTLGNVKIPLEQFEEVTSGRGDIVDWLCTEECRAALILAEDLDPALVADTTLQGYGPLDENGVELVGRDPFLVAYGRVEPGERTVVSFEVSKPGKQGANRKVPDVCRDFGVPCCSLFDMIEALDFTTAWQQP